The following are from one region of the Salmo trutta chromosome 20, fSalTru1.1, whole genome shotgun sequence genome:
- the hecw2a gene encoding E3 ubiquitin-protein ligase HECW2 isoform X1 translates to MRPSLATAVLPRTRNHPHTAHPHNAHGLSGHLGREHLSAPRRRSPHLRHTLSPENLRSLAERGGAAGDMASVVTSPMGLPRANSDTDLVTSQSRSSLTASTLEFTLGRGENLVISWDIKEEVDATDWIGLYHIDETSPSNVWDCKNRGVNGTQRGQIVWRLEPGPYFMDAETKICFKYYHGVSGALRATTPCITVKNPGVLGEGQSGGQSSTDHPRKLISFTLTDMLAVGLKKGMFFNPDPYLKMSIHPGKRSGFPTFSHHGQERRSAIIANTTNPKWHGEKYTFVALMTDILNIEVKDKFAKSRPIIKRFLGQLTIPVQRLIEKIPGVQPLSFSLCRRLPTEHVSGQMQFKVELTSTGPDGASLDFISVPNNGAPGTPSDDEDLPHPLPGVVTGGPSPTGSLGSQRSWEGGATAYPVPDYRDFSGTEGGTTEGESYSGPQRLQRSLSEGLDAIEAPKGPGERPLGAASPKLRSSFPTHTRLSAMLHIDSDEEEERSGSTDIYPVPGSPLLLNGGHEEDLFPELQQDSDTEHLQPQPRVEGDEQEGVKGEECATGGESYVTPELDLALDLEDASEPDVFSEVEEVPFFSEVLSQSLLVEVLEGPEEGQGPADDPSSEIDTCSMATAPQTVFSCSESCPITMSTAQETDAGTEAAIDPGGDTITDNPPTSQHVDDEGDGQTPANEVEGDAPSANELEPGEEISELRRSLQASGGVSQDEVVEEPRPAGDAGSVDSDAVATETDGEESAQVNGHPVHSLPTVRHDIHRYQRVDEPLPPNWEARIDSHGRIFFVDHVNRTTTWQRPTGPPAPQGLTRSSSIQQMEQLNRRYQSIRRTMTSERSEEHTVDLPPELTESDLLPQTIPEYRRESAAGHSSSRSRLSLLLQSPSAKFLCSPDFFTMLHSNPSAYRMFTSNTCLKHMISKVRRDAHHYERYQHNRDLVAFLNMFTNKQLELPRGWEMKHDQTGKPFFVDHNRRSTTFIDPRLPLQSARSTGLLTHRQHLSRQRSHSAGEVVDDTRHSSPPVMPRPSSTFSGSTRNQYQDLVPVAYNDKIVAFLRQPNIIEILQERQPELVRNHSLKERLQFIRSEGVSGLARLSSDADLVILLSLFEEEVMSYVPPAALLHPSYCSSPQSSPGTQRANARAPAPYKRDFEAKLRNFYRKLETKGYGQGPGKVKLIVRRDHLLEDAFNQIMCYSRKDLQRSKLYVSFVGEEGLDYSGPSREFFFLVSRELFNPYYGLFEYSANDTYTVQISPMSAFVDNHHEWFRFSGRILGLALIHQYLLDAFFTRPFYKGLLRIPCDLSDLEFLDEEFHQSLQWMKDNDIEDMLDLTFTVNEEVFGQITERELKPGGAGIPVSEKNKKEYIERMVKWRIERGVAQQTESLVRGFYEVVDVRLVSVFDARELELVIAGTAEIDLADWRNNTEYRGGYHDHHIVIRWFWAAVERFNNEQRLRLLQFVTGTSSIPYEGFASLRGSNGPRRFCVEKWGKITSLPRAHTCFNRLDLPPYPSFSMLYEKMLTAVEETSTFGLE, encoded by the exons ATGAGACCAGCCCGTCTAATGTGTGGGACTGTAAGAATCGCGGGGTGAATGGGACACAGAGGGGCCAGATTGTCTGGAGACTGGAGCCTGGTCCTTACTTCATGGACG CTGAGACCAAGATTTGCTTCAAGTACTACCACGGTGTCAGTGGAGCCCTCAGAGCAACCACCCCCTGCATCACTGTGAAGAACCCTGgagtcctg ggAGAAGGTCAAAGTGGGGGGCAGTCATCCACAGATCATCCTCGCAAACTAATCAGCTTTACTTTAACAG ATATGCTTGCGGTGGGGCTGAAGAAGGGAATGTTCTTCAACCCGGATCCCTACCTGAAGATGTCCATCCACCCTGGGAAGAGGAGCGGCTTCCCCACCTTCAGCCACCATGGACAGGAGAGACGCTCCGCCATCATCGCCAACACCACCAACCCTAAGTGGCACGGAGAG AAATACACTTTCGTAGCACTGATGACAGACATTCTGAACATTGAGGTGAAAGACAAGTTTGCCAAAAGTCGGCCAATCATCAAGCGCTTCCTTGGTCAGCTGACCATTCCTGTCCAGAGGCTGATTGAGAAGATACCTGG TGTCCAGCCTCTGAGCTTCTCTCTGTGTCGACGGTTGCCCACTGAGCATGTGAGTGGCCAGATGCAGTTCAAAGTGGAGCTGACATCCACTGGACCTGACG GGGCCTCACTAGACTTTATCAGTGTGCCCAATAACGGGGCCCCGGGGACTCCGTCAGATGACGAGGATCTGCCCCACCCACTCCCGGGGGTGGTCACTGGAGGCCCCTCCCCTACTGGCTCTCTGGGCTCACAGAGGTCCTGGGAAGGCGGGGCCACAGCTTATCCAGTCCCAGACTACAGAGACTTCAGCGGTACAGAGGGCGGAACCACAGAGGGCGAATCCTACTCTGGCCCTCAACGGCTGCAGAGGTCCCTAAGTGAAGGCCTGGATGCCATCGAGGCCCCCAAGGGTCCTGGAGAGAGGCCCCTAGGCGCTGCCTCCCCGAAGCTGCGGTCTAGCTTTCCCACTCACACACGTCTCAGCGCCatgctgcacattgactcggacGAAGAAGAGGAGCGCTCGGGGTCCACCGACATTTACCCGGTGCCCGGGTCCCCCCTGCTGCTCAACGGGGGCCATGAAGAAGATCTCTTCCCAGAGCTACAACAGGACTCTGACACTGAGCATCTGCAGCCGCAGCCCAGGGTGGAGGGTGATGAACAGGAGGGGGTAAAGGGGGAAGAATGTGCCACTGGTGGTGAATCTTATGTTACCCCTGAGTTAGACCTGGCCCTCGACTTGGAAGACGCCTCAGAGCCTGATGTTTTCTCAGAGGTGGAGGAAGTTCCTTTCTTCTCAGAGGTGCTGTCCCAGAGTCTTTTGGTTGAGGTCCTGGAGGGGCCAGAGGAGGGCCAGGGGCCCGCTGACGACCCCTCGTCGGAGATTGACACATGCTCCATGGCAACAGCCCCACAGACAGTCTTCTCTTGCTCAGAGAGTTGCCCAATCACGATGTCCACAGCTCAG gagactgatgcagggacAGAAGCTGCCATTGACCCAGGAGGAGATACCATCACCGACAACCCACCCACCAGTCAGCATGTAGACGATGAGGGAGACGGGCAGACGCCAGCCAATGAGGTTGAAGGAGATGCTCCGTCAGCCAATGAGCTTGAGCCAGGAGAAGAGATAAGTGAGCTTAGGCGGAGCTTGCAGGCATCTGGGGGAGTGTCCCAGGATGAGGTGGTGGAGGAGCCAAGGCCAGCGGGGGATGCAGGATCTGTGGATTCAGATGCAGTTGCCACGGAGACGGATGGAGAGGAAA GTGCTCAAGTGAACGGTCACCCCGTGCACTCGCTCCCCACAGTGCGCCATGACATCCACCGATACCAACGTGTGGACGAACCCTTACCTCCTA ACTGGGAGGCGAGGATCGATAGTCATGGTCGTATTTTCTTTGTGGATCATGTGAACCGAACCACCACGTGGCAGCGCCCCACCGGACCACCCGCCCCCCAGGGCCTGACCCGCTCCAGCTCCATCCAACAGATGGAGCAGCTCAACCGCAG GTATCAGAGCATAAGGAGGACGATGACCAGTGAGAGGTCCGAGGAGCACACAGTTGACCTCCCGCCAGAGCTCACAGAGAGTGACCTTCTACCCCAGACCATCCCTG agtacaggagagagagtgcGGCTGGTCACTCCAGCTCCCGGTCgcgtctctctctgctgctccagTCCCCCAGCGCAAAGTTTCTGTGCAGCCCAGACTTCTTCACCATGCTGCATTCTAACCCT AGTGCCTACCGCATGTTTACGAGCAACACTTGCCTGAAGCACATGATCAGTAAGGTTCGTCGGGACGCCCACCACTATGAGCGCTACCAGCACAACAGGGACCTGGTGGCCTTTCTCAACATGTTCACCAACAAACAGTTGGAGCTACCCAGGGGCTGGGAGATGAAGCACGATCAGACCGGCAAG CCCTTCTTTGTGGATCACAATCGTCGTTCCACGACCTTCATCGACCCGCGGCTCCCCCTCCAGAGTGCACGCTCCACTGGTCTGTTGACCCACCGCCAGCACCTCAGCCGCCAACGCAGCCACAGCGCAGGCGAG GTGGTAGATGACACGCGACACTCCAGCCCACCTGTCATGCCCCGCCCCTCCAGCACCTTCAGTGGGTCCACTCGCAATCAATACCAGGACCTGGTGCCTGTGG cctacaatgaCAAGATTGTGGCATTTCTACGGCAACCCAACATCATTGAGATCCTGCAGGAGAGGCAACCAGAACTCGTCAGGAACCACTCACTCAA GGAAAGGTTACAGTTCATTCGCAGCGAGGGTGTTTCTGGGCTTGCTCGTCTCTCTAGCGATGCTGATCTAGTCATTTTGCTCAG CCTGTTTGAAGAGGAGGTCATGTCCTATGTGCCACCTGCTGCCTTACTGCACCCTAGCTACTGCTCCTCCCCTCAAAGCTCCCctg GTACTCAGAGAGCTAATGCACGTGCCCCTGCCCCGTACAAACGTGACTTTGAGGCCAAACTGAGAAACTTCTATCGCAAGCTGGAGACAAAGGGCTATGGCCAGGGACCTGGGAAAGTCAA ATTGATCGTTCGTAGAGATCACCTGTTGGAGGATGCCTTCAATCAGATCATGTGCTACTCCCGCAAAGACCTGCAGAGGAGTAAGCTGTATGTCAGCTTTGTGGGAGAGGAAGG gcTGGACTACAGCGGCCCTTCGAGGGAGTTCTTCTTCTTGGTGTCAAGGGAGTTGTTTAACCCTTACTACGGTCTGTTTGAGTACTCCGCCAACGACACCTACACTGTGCAGATCAGCCCCATGTCTGCCTTTGTGGACAACCATCACGAGTG GTTTCGTTTCAGTGGGCGTATCCTGGGCCTGGCTCTGATCCACCAGTATCTGTTGGATGCCTTCTTTACCCGCCCGTTCTACAAGGGCCTGCTGCGTAT CCCATGTGACCTGAGTGACCTGGAGTTCCTGGACGAGGAGTTCCACCAGAGTTTACAGTGGATGAAGGACAACGACATCGAGGACATGCTGGACCTCACCTTCACCGTCAACGAAGAGGTCTtcggacag atcacagagagagagctgaagcCAGGCGGTGCAGGTATTCCAGTGTCAGAGAAGAATAAGAAGGAATACATCGAGCGCATGGTTAAGTGGCGCATCGAAAGGGGTGTGGCTCAGCAGACTGAGAGCCTGGTGCGAGGCTTCTATGAg GTGGTGGACGTGAGGCTGGTGTCTGTGTTTGATGCCAGAGAGCTGGAGCTGGTGATTGCTGGCACTGCAGAGATTGACCTGGCAGACTGGAGGAACAACACAGAGTACagaggag GTTACCATGACCACCACATAGTCATCCGCTGGTTCTGGGCAGCAGTGGAGAGGTTCAACAATGAGCAGAGACTCCGACTGCTGCAG TTTGTGACAGGCACCTCCAGTATTCCCTATGAGGGCTTTGCCTCCCTCAGAGGTAGCAATGGACCACGAAGGTTCTGTGTGGAGAAGTGGGGCAAAATCACCTCCTTACCCAG GGCTCACACATGCTTTAACCGTCTGGACCTCCCGCCGTACCCTTCGTTCTCCATGCTCTATGAGAAGATGCTGACAGCCGTGGAGGAAACCAGCACCTTTGGCCTGGAGTAA
- the hecw2a gene encoding E3 ubiquitin-protein ligase HECW2 isoform X2 → MRPSLATAVLPRTRNHPHTAHPHNAHGLSGHLGREHLSAPRRRSPHLRHTLSPENLRSLAERGGAAGDMASVVTSPMGLPRANSDTDLVTSQSRSSLTASTLEFTLGRGENLVISWDIKEEVDATDWIGLYHIDETSPSNVWDCKNRGVNGTQRGQIVWRLEPGPYFMDAETKICFKYYHGVSGALRATTPCITVKNPGVLGEGQSGGQSSTDHPRKLISFTLTDMLAVGLKKGMFFNPDPYLKMSIHPGKRSGFPTFSHHGQERRSAIIANTTNPKWHGEKYTFVALMTDILNIEVKDKFAKSRPIIKRFLGQLTIPVQRLIEKIPGVQPLSFSLCRRLPTEHVSGQMQFKVELTSTGPDGASLDFISVPNNGAPGTPSDDEDLPHPLPGVVTGGPSPTGSLGSQRSWEGGATAYPVPDYRDFSGTEGGTTEGESYSGPQRLQRSLSEGLDAIEAPKGPGERPLGAASPKLRSSFPTHTRLSAMLHIDSDEEEERSGSTDIYPVPGSPLLLNGGHEEDLFPELQQDSDTEHLQPQPRVEGDEQEGVKGEECATGGESYVTPELDLALDLEDASEPDVFSEVEEVPFFSEVLSQSLLVEVLEGPEEGQGPADDPSSEIDTCSMATAPQTVFSCSESCPITMSTAQETDAGTEAAIDPGGDTITDNPPTSQHVDDEGDGQTPANEVEGDAPSANELEPGEEISELRRSLQASGGVSQDEVVEEPRPAGDAGSVDSDAVATETDGEESAQVNGHPVHSLPTVRHDIHRYQRVDEPLPPNWEARIDSHGRIFFVDHVNRTTTWQRPTGPPAPQGLTRSSSIQQMEQLNRRYQSIRRTMTSERSEEHTVDLPPELTESDLLPQTIPEYRRESAAGHSSSRSRLSLLLQSPSAKFLCSPDFFTMLHSNPSAYRMFTSNTCLKHMISKVRRDAHHYERYQHNRDLVAFLNMFTNKQLELPRGWEMKHDQTGKSARSTGLLTHRQHLSRQRSHSAGEVVDDTRHSSPPVMPRPSSTFSGSTRNQYQDLVPVAYNDKIVAFLRQPNIIEILQERQPELVRNHSLKERLQFIRSEGVSGLARLSSDADLVILLSLFEEEVMSYVPPAALLHPSYCSSPQSSPGTQRANARAPAPYKRDFEAKLRNFYRKLETKGYGQGPGKVKLIVRRDHLLEDAFNQIMCYSRKDLQRSKLYVSFVGEEGLDYSGPSREFFFLVSRELFNPYYGLFEYSANDTYTVQISPMSAFVDNHHEWFRFSGRILGLALIHQYLLDAFFTRPFYKGLLRIPCDLSDLEFLDEEFHQSLQWMKDNDIEDMLDLTFTVNEEVFGQITERELKPGGAGIPVSEKNKKEYIERMVKWRIERGVAQQTESLVRGFYEVVDVRLVSVFDARELELVIAGTAEIDLADWRNNTEYRGGYHDHHIVIRWFWAAVERFNNEQRLRLLQFVTGTSSIPYEGFASLRGSNGPRRFCVEKWGKITSLPRAHTCFNRLDLPPYPSFSMLYEKMLTAVEETSTFGLE, encoded by the exons ATGAGACCAGCCCGTCTAATGTGTGGGACTGTAAGAATCGCGGGGTGAATGGGACACAGAGGGGCCAGATTGTCTGGAGACTGGAGCCTGGTCCTTACTTCATGGACG CTGAGACCAAGATTTGCTTCAAGTACTACCACGGTGTCAGTGGAGCCCTCAGAGCAACCACCCCCTGCATCACTGTGAAGAACCCTGgagtcctg ggAGAAGGTCAAAGTGGGGGGCAGTCATCCACAGATCATCCTCGCAAACTAATCAGCTTTACTTTAACAG ATATGCTTGCGGTGGGGCTGAAGAAGGGAATGTTCTTCAACCCGGATCCCTACCTGAAGATGTCCATCCACCCTGGGAAGAGGAGCGGCTTCCCCACCTTCAGCCACCATGGACAGGAGAGACGCTCCGCCATCATCGCCAACACCACCAACCCTAAGTGGCACGGAGAG AAATACACTTTCGTAGCACTGATGACAGACATTCTGAACATTGAGGTGAAAGACAAGTTTGCCAAAAGTCGGCCAATCATCAAGCGCTTCCTTGGTCAGCTGACCATTCCTGTCCAGAGGCTGATTGAGAAGATACCTGG TGTCCAGCCTCTGAGCTTCTCTCTGTGTCGACGGTTGCCCACTGAGCATGTGAGTGGCCAGATGCAGTTCAAAGTGGAGCTGACATCCACTGGACCTGACG GGGCCTCACTAGACTTTATCAGTGTGCCCAATAACGGGGCCCCGGGGACTCCGTCAGATGACGAGGATCTGCCCCACCCACTCCCGGGGGTGGTCACTGGAGGCCCCTCCCCTACTGGCTCTCTGGGCTCACAGAGGTCCTGGGAAGGCGGGGCCACAGCTTATCCAGTCCCAGACTACAGAGACTTCAGCGGTACAGAGGGCGGAACCACAGAGGGCGAATCCTACTCTGGCCCTCAACGGCTGCAGAGGTCCCTAAGTGAAGGCCTGGATGCCATCGAGGCCCCCAAGGGTCCTGGAGAGAGGCCCCTAGGCGCTGCCTCCCCGAAGCTGCGGTCTAGCTTTCCCACTCACACACGTCTCAGCGCCatgctgcacattgactcggacGAAGAAGAGGAGCGCTCGGGGTCCACCGACATTTACCCGGTGCCCGGGTCCCCCCTGCTGCTCAACGGGGGCCATGAAGAAGATCTCTTCCCAGAGCTACAACAGGACTCTGACACTGAGCATCTGCAGCCGCAGCCCAGGGTGGAGGGTGATGAACAGGAGGGGGTAAAGGGGGAAGAATGTGCCACTGGTGGTGAATCTTATGTTACCCCTGAGTTAGACCTGGCCCTCGACTTGGAAGACGCCTCAGAGCCTGATGTTTTCTCAGAGGTGGAGGAAGTTCCTTTCTTCTCAGAGGTGCTGTCCCAGAGTCTTTTGGTTGAGGTCCTGGAGGGGCCAGAGGAGGGCCAGGGGCCCGCTGACGACCCCTCGTCGGAGATTGACACATGCTCCATGGCAACAGCCCCACAGACAGTCTTCTCTTGCTCAGAGAGTTGCCCAATCACGATGTCCACAGCTCAG gagactgatgcagggacAGAAGCTGCCATTGACCCAGGAGGAGATACCATCACCGACAACCCACCCACCAGTCAGCATGTAGACGATGAGGGAGACGGGCAGACGCCAGCCAATGAGGTTGAAGGAGATGCTCCGTCAGCCAATGAGCTTGAGCCAGGAGAAGAGATAAGTGAGCTTAGGCGGAGCTTGCAGGCATCTGGGGGAGTGTCCCAGGATGAGGTGGTGGAGGAGCCAAGGCCAGCGGGGGATGCAGGATCTGTGGATTCAGATGCAGTTGCCACGGAGACGGATGGAGAGGAAA GTGCTCAAGTGAACGGTCACCCCGTGCACTCGCTCCCCACAGTGCGCCATGACATCCACCGATACCAACGTGTGGACGAACCCTTACCTCCTA ACTGGGAGGCGAGGATCGATAGTCATGGTCGTATTTTCTTTGTGGATCATGTGAACCGAACCACCACGTGGCAGCGCCCCACCGGACCACCCGCCCCCCAGGGCCTGACCCGCTCCAGCTCCATCCAACAGATGGAGCAGCTCAACCGCAG GTATCAGAGCATAAGGAGGACGATGACCAGTGAGAGGTCCGAGGAGCACACAGTTGACCTCCCGCCAGAGCTCACAGAGAGTGACCTTCTACCCCAGACCATCCCTG agtacaggagagagagtgcGGCTGGTCACTCCAGCTCCCGGTCgcgtctctctctgctgctccagTCCCCCAGCGCAAAGTTTCTGTGCAGCCCAGACTTCTTCACCATGCTGCATTCTAACCCT AGTGCCTACCGCATGTTTACGAGCAACACTTGCCTGAAGCACATGATCAGTAAGGTTCGTCGGGACGCCCACCACTATGAGCGCTACCAGCACAACAGGGACCTGGTGGCCTTTCTCAACATGTTCACCAACAAACAGTTGGAGCTACCCAGGGGCTGGGAGATGAAGCACGATCAGACCGGCAAG AGTGCACGCTCCACTGGTCTGTTGACCCACCGCCAGCACCTCAGCCGCCAACGCAGCCACAGCGCAGGCGAG GTGGTAGATGACACGCGACACTCCAGCCCACCTGTCATGCCCCGCCCCTCCAGCACCTTCAGTGGGTCCACTCGCAATCAATACCAGGACCTGGTGCCTGTGG cctacaatgaCAAGATTGTGGCATTTCTACGGCAACCCAACATCATTGAGATCCTGCAGGAGAGGCAACCAGAACTCGTCAGGAACCACTCACTCAA GGAAAGGTTACAGTTCATTCGCAGCGAGGGTGTTTCTGGGCTTGCTCGTCTCTCTAGCGATGCTGATCTAGTCATTTTGCTCAG CCTGTTTGAAGAGGAGGTCATGTCCTATGTGCCACCTGCTGCCTTACTGCACCCTAGCTACTGCTCCTCCCCTCAAAGCTCCCctg GTACTCAGAGAGCTAATGCACGTGCCCCTGCCCCGTACAAACGTGACTTTGAGGCCAAACTGAGAAACTTCTATCGCAAGCTGGAGACAAAGGGCTATGGCCAGGGACCTGGGAAAGTCAA ATTGATCGTTCGTAGAGATCACCTGTTGGAGGATGCCTTCAATCAGATCATGTGCTACTCCCGCAAAGACCTGCAGAGGAGTAAGCTGTATGTCAGCTTTGTGGGAGAGGAAGG gcTGGACTACAGCGGCCCTTCGAGGGAGTTCTTCTTCTTGGTGTCAAGGGAGTTGTTTAACCCTTACTACGGTCTGTTTGAGTACTCCGCCAACGACACCTACACTGTGCAGATCAGCCCCATGTCTGCCTTTGTGGACAACCATCACGAGTG GTTTCGTTTCAGTGGGCGTATCCTGGGCCTGGCTCTGATCCACCAGTATCTGTTGGATGCCTTCTTTACCCGCCCGTTCTACAAGGGCCTGCTGCGTAT CCCATGTGACCTGAGTGACCTGGAGTTCCTGGACGAGGAGTTCCACCAGAGTTTACAGTGGATGAAGGACAACGACATCGAGGACATGCTGGACCTCACCTTCACCGTCAACGAAGAGGTCTtcggacag atcacagagagagagctgaagcCAGGCGGTGCAGGTATTCCAGTGTCAGAGAAGAATAAGAAGGAATACATCGAGCGCATGGTTAAGTGGCGCATCGAAAGGGGTGTGGCTCAGCAGACTGAGAGCCTGGTGCGAGGCTTCTATGAg GTGGTGGACGTGAGGCTGGTGTCTGTGTTTGATGCCAGAGAGCTGGAGCTGGTGATTGCTGGCACTGCAGAGATTGACCTGGCAGACTGGAGGAACAACACAGAGTACagaggag GTTACCATGACCACCACATAGTCATCCGCTGGTTCTGGGCAGCAGTGGAGAGGTTCAACAATGAGCAGAGACTCCGACTGCTGCAG TTTGTGACAGGCACCTCCAGTATTCCCTATGAGGGCTTTGCCTCCCTCAGAGGTAGCAATGGACCACGAAGGTTCTGTGTGGAGAAGTGGGGCAAAATCACCTCCTTACCCAG GGCTCACACATGCTTTAACCGTCTGGACCTCCCGCCGTACCCTTCGTTCTCCATGCTCTATGAGAAGATGCTGACAGCCGTGGAGGAAACCAGCACCTTTGGCCTGGAGTAA